In one window of Tolypothrix sp. PCC 7712 DNA:
- a CDS encoding helix-turn-helix domain-containing protein has translation MPHLQILNSLEKQALEHIAATSSDEVSKRAKILLGLNEGKKYVALAQEIGVTENSIAKWKKRWTSSTILSETQESAIAKANEVLGVNVGRPKKCKSTEASKIVEISEWSKNRKPSRSKHHYHMQVAEEAARRGLPTLSPRSIGRILEAQP, from the coding sequence ATGCCTCATCTTCAAATATTAAATTCTCTTGAAAAACAAGCACTAGAACACATAGCAGCAACGAGCAGCGATGAAGTTAGCAAAAGAGCGAAAATTCTGCTAGGGCTAAACGAAGGCAAAAAATATGTAGCTTTAGCCCAAGAGATTGGTGTAACCGAAAACTCAATAGCAAAGTGGAAGAAAAGATGGACATCAAGTACCATCTTGTCAGAAACCCAGGAGTCGGCGATCGCAAAAGCTAATGAAGTATTAGGTGTCAACGTAGGCAGACCTAAAAAGTGCAAAAGTACAGAGGCAAGCAAAATTGTCGAAATCAGCGAATGGAGCAAGAACCGAAAACCTAGTCGCTCAAAGCACCACTACCATATGCAGGTAGCAGAAGAAGCCGCTAGGAGAGGTTTACCAACACTATCGCCAAGAAGTATAGGACGCATTTTGGAAGCTCAACCTTAA
- a CDS encoding DEAD/DEAH box helicase: MTNEKPTDYAALIRAANQTVGEPPEWLTTGKHVYSPEYGVGEVMALLGKRLIVKFVEEVNPTQFINWEEAIALGSIQSSNANLVSSTTLPKVTNAVTATVSERIQQIPHLAFQSVAQEFIASITAVDIKNPNQGIVHPVPSDLPPALRLALQNNSIDRIYSHQIEALTKLRAGFDLSITTPTASGKTLCYNLAILESCIKQPQTTALYIFPLKALALDQMRKLQSLVKAMPNNRIKLALMTGDTPTSERQRLFIPNPPNILAVSPDLLHHYLYNVRRRDEGEGWRQFLRQLRYCVIDESHTYIGAFGAHFANLMRRLRLAVDAVGGNSQRLQFICSSATIGNPQEMALRFSGRTNQPQRLHVIERSGAGSAGRTLLCLAPNSAANVEASKIVISWLQHKLSGIVFCNSRAAVKGLLGLIQRETQRLGLGYLTSKVAVFYSSLTGDRRREIIQKLQAGQIKVIISTSSLEAGIDLPELDCCLLRGFPGSLMSFWQRVGRAGRKRHGLVIYLPLGQNPIDVFYARHSQQLLSGEVECAAFNPDYPTILGKHLECGCIESSLALKELNSRFGKAADAVAGSLLQQNKIFLSNNGKLWGRGYPHKDINLRSSTQTSISLIEKHTGEILETMSLPLAHREVFPQAVYMMQDGSGELIAYRSESFNEEKGEALLAYLGKETDLFTEAESELNIQPLSTLAESKIIPTKIKDARVRLTLVWGEITNSVTGYRLMKRTYGMTCKNQRCGNYKKPLEGKTCSLCRHPLGAAEVTKLQKEVAFEEPYV; this comes from the coding sequence GTGACCAACGAGAAACCAACCGACTACGCTGCCCTAATCCGCGCCGCTAACCAAACTGTTGGGGAACCTCCCGAATGGTTGACTACTGGCAAACACGTTTACTCCCCTGAATACGGAGTAGGGGAAGTCATGGCATTGTTAGGCAAGCGGTTGATTGTCAAGTTTGTTGAAGAGGTTAACCCGACTCAATTTATCAATTGGGAAGAAGCGATCGCCCTTGGCTCAATTCAATCAAGTAACGCCAACTTGGTTTCTTCCACAACATTGCCCAAAGTCACTAACGCGGTAACTGCAACAGTTTCCGAACGCATTCAACAAATCCCCCACCTGGCATTTCAGTCTGTAGCTCAAGAATTCATTGCAAGCATCACGGCAGTAGATATCAAAAATCCTAACCAAGGGATCGTTCACCCGGTACCCAGCGATTTACCGCCTGCTTTACGTTTAGCATTGCAGAATAACAGTATCGACAGAATTTATTCTCACCAAATAGAAGCGCTGACAAAGTTACGTGCTGGGTTTGATCTAAGTATCACCACGCCCACAGCCAGCGGAAAGACACTGTGCTACAACCTCGCTATCCTCGAATCGTGTATCAAGCAACCGCAAACAACAGCTTTATATATTTTCCCACTTAAGGCATTAGCCCTCGACCAAATGCGAAAGTTGCAATCGCTAGTAAAGGCAATGCCCAACAACCGCATCAAACTCGCATTAATGACGGGCGATACACCTACATCCGAGCGGCAGCGCTTGTTTATTCCCAATCCACCAAACATCTTGGCAGTCAGTCCCGACTTATTGCATCACTATCTTTACAATGTGCGGCGGCGAGATGAGGGGGAAGGATGGCGGCAGTTTTTAAGACAATTACGTTACTGTGTAATTGACGAAAGCCATACCTATATTGGTGCTTTTGGCGCGCACTTTGCTAATTTGATGCGGCGGCTGAGGTTAGCAGTTGATGCTGTTGGTGGTAATTCCCAAAGACTGCAATTTATCTGTTCAAGTGCCACAATTGGCAATCCCCAGGAGATGGCGTTGCGCTTCAGTGGCAGAACTAATCAACCCCAAAGACTACACGTAATTGAACGTAGTGGTGCTGGTAGTGCAGGACGTACCTTATTATGCCTTGCTCCAAATAGTGCAGCTAATGTTGAAGCTTCCAAGATTGTGATTTCCTGGTTGCAACATAAACTCAGTGGCATTGTCTTCTGTAACTCCCGTGCTGCTGTCAAAGGTTTACTAGGGTTAATTCAAAGAGAAACACAACGCCTTGGGCTAGGTTATTTAACAAGCAAGGTGGCGGTGTTTTACAGTTCGTTGACAGGCGATCGCCGCCGAGAAATTATTCAAAAACTACAAGCTGGACAAATTAAGGTGATTATTTCTACTTCTTCTCTAGAAGCAGGAATTGATTTACCCGAGCTAGATTGCTGTTTGCTTCGGGGATTTCCTGGCAGCTTAATGTCATTTTGGCAACGAGTAGGTCGAGCCGGACGCAAACGGCATGGACTTGTAATTTATCTGCCCTTGGGACAAAATCCCATTGATGTATTCTACGCTCGGCATAGCCAACAGTTACTGTCAGGAGAAGTTGAGTGTGCTGCTTTTAACCCAGACTATCCAACAATTCTAGGCAAACATTTAGAATGCGGTTGCATAGAAAGTAGTCTGGCTTTAAAGGAACTCAATAGCCGTTTTGGAAAAGCCGCCGACGCAGTTGCAGGTTCTCTTCTACAACAAAACAAAATTTTTCTGAGTAACAACGGAAAACTGTGGGGAAGAGGTTATCCCCACAAAGACATCAATCTCAGAAGCAGCACTCAAACTTCGATTTCCTTAATTGAGAAGCATACAGGCGAAATCTTAGAAACTATGTCACTTCCCCTTGCCCATCGGGAGGTATTTCCGCAAGCAGTGTATATGATGCAAGATGGGAGCGGCGAGTTAATAGCCTACCGCAGCGAAAGCTTCAACGAAGAGAAAGGAGAAGCATTACTAGCTTATCTAGGTAAAGAGACAGATTTATTTACTGAAGCTGAGTCAGAACTAAATATCCAACCACTTTCTACACTGGCAGAGTCCAAGATCATCCCCACCAAAATCAAAGATGCACGGGTTAGATTAACCCTAGTTTGGGGAGAAATTACTAATTCTGTTACGGGTTATCGGTTGATGAAACGCACTTACGGAATGACTTGTAAAAATCAGCGTTGTGGTAACTACAAAAAACCGCTTGAAGGTAAAACTTGCTCCTTGTGTAGGCATCCTCTAGGGGCAGCTGAAGTAACAAAACTTCAAAAAGAAGTGGCATTTGAGGAGCCATACGTGTGA
- a CDS encoding Rpn family recombination-promoting nuclease/putative transposase: MSEVRADYDGAWKEGVEQYFEAFLAFFFPEIQAEIDWERGYDFLDQELQQLMRESEIGKQFVDKLIKVWLKDGKETWLLIHLEIQSQVDPNFPKRMFSYHYRIFDRYNQEVVSLAILGDNQANWRPQEYSYGRWGCRLSLQFPIVKLLDYESRWSELEQSDSPFAVLVMAHLRTQATTQDLAGRLQWKLSLIKRMYELGYSRDKIQQIFRLLDRLMTLPPELDLNFQAELERFEAEQQMTYITSIERIGIAKATQKYIAQILTIRFKNVPTELVEKLNELYDIELLNQLLEKAVTTGSISEFGQQLSQEDTNT, encoded by the coding sequence ATGAGTGAAGTACGAGCTGATTATGATGGTGCTTGGAAGGAAGGTGTAGAACAATATTTTGAAGCGTTTCTTGCATTCTTTTTTCCAGAGATTCAAGCAGAAATTGATTGGGAACGAGGCTATGATTTTCTCGATCAAGAATTGCAGCAGTTGATGAGAGAATCTGAAATTGGTAAACAATTTGTCGATAAGCTAATCAAAGTTTGGCTAAAAGATGGAAAGGAAACTTGGTTGCTGATTCATCTGGAAATTCAAAGTCAAGTAGATCCCAACTTCCCTAAACGGATGTTTTCTTACCACTACAGAATCTTTGACCGTTATAACCAAGAAGTTGTTAGCTTGGCAATTCTGGGGGATAATCAAGCCAACTGGCGACCGCAAGAATATAGTTATGGACGTTGGGGATGTCGTTTGAGTCTTCAGTTTCCCATTGTCAAGCTACTGGACTATGAATCTCGTTGGTCAGAATTGGAACAAAGTGATAGTCCTTTTGCTGTACTAGTGATGGCGCACCTGCGGACACAAGCCACAACTCAAGATTTAGCAGGCCGATTGCAGTGGAAGTTGAGCTTAATTAAACGAATGTATGAGTTAGGCTATAGTAGAGATAAAATCCAGCAAATCTTCCGGTTGCTAGATAGATTAATGACTCTACCACCGGAGTTAGACTTAAATTTTCAAGCCGAATTAGAGCGTTTTGAGGCTGAACAGCAAATGACATACATAACAAGCATAGAACGCATAGGTATAGCAAAAGCTACCCAGAAATATATTGCTCAAATCCTAACAATTCGATTTAAAAATGTTCCTACTGAATTAGTAGAAAAACTAAATGAATTATATGACATTGAGTTACTGAATCAATTGTTAGAAAAAGCTGTAACTACAGGTTCAATATCTGAGTTTGGGCAACAATTAAGTCAGGAAGATACAAATACATAG
- a CDS encoding GNAT family N-acetyltransferase: MRLQVQLNRGIANQLTDGVIVELAQNHIDDFENLWREQLRVFQTEDKFWDWLFKLGYISNNENEEGYALEVEGCTQGLMMVETQLHGSREAIGQRLVYIQYITSAPWNRKEIQRPPRYRGVGAALLRYARIRSIELGYGGRVGLHSLRSSERFYENQGMIDFGSEEEYEDMTYFEYGLLRRTLR; the protein is encoded by the coding sequence GTGCGTTTACAAGTCCAGTTAAATCGTGGCATTGCCAATCAACTAACTGATGGGGTTATTGTTGAACTTGCACAAAATCACATTGATGATTTTGAAAATCTTTGGCGCGAGCAATTGCGTGTTTTTCAGACCGAGGATAAATTCTGGGATTGGTTATTTAAACTTGGCTACATTAGCAACAATGAAAACGAAGAAGGTTACGCTCTCGAAGTAGAAGGCTGCACGCAAGGGTTGATGATGGTGGAAACTCAACTCCACGGTTCGCGAGAGGCTATCGGACAGCGATTAGTATATATTCAGTACATCACCTCAGCTCCGTGGAACCGCAAGGAAATCCAACGCCCGCCGCGATATAGGGGAGTAGGGGCGGCATTGCTGCGATACGCCCGAATTAGGAGCATCGAGTTGGGATATGGTGGTAGAGTTGGCTTGCACTCGTTACGTTCTAGCGAACGGTTTTACGAAAATCAAGGCATGATCGACTTTGGTTCCGAAGAAGAATACGAAGATATGACATATTTCGAGTACGGTTTGCTGCGCCGCACATTACGATAG
- a CDS encoding lysozyme: MQIVPIFISGVVGAGCSVAFSYGVASLPCGLVSKGADTVCQVRSFGKAVDSWKFGFIVGGLVGLIFSPRHQFISRFQPIHLSTASLITLGIYFSISQNTGFSSLSSNSLKGRVSARDYSPHPSSPRLSAFLATIRWAETGTSEPESYRKLVFNGTFNDFSTHPLKKQCAPINGKNVCSTAAGAYQMLDISWYDLQPKLNLKDFSPASQDKMAIEYIRRNNALSDIEAGRFDTAVCKVGRIWASFPCNNYNQNAKSIAQLRTYYQQHLQKFEISRK; the protein is encoded by the coding sequence ATGCAAATTGTACCGATTTTTATATCAGGTGTAGTTGGTGCAGGCTGCTCTGTTGCATTTTCCTATGGAGTAGCTTCACTGCCATGTGGATTGGTATCCAAGGGTGCAGATACTGTTTGTCAGGTGCGTAGTTTTGGTAAAGCAGTTGATAGTTGGAAATTTGGGTTTATTGTTGGTGGTTTAGTAGGATTGATTTTCAGTCCTCGTCATCAATTTATATCCCGTTTTCAACCCATTCATTTGTCAACTGCTTCCTTAATTACTTTGGGAATTTATTTTTCAATTTCTCAAAATACTGGTTTTTCTTCATTGTCGTCAAATAGTTTAAAAGGAAGAGTTAGTGCAAGAGATTACTCACCACATCCTTCTTCACCACGTTTGAGTGCTTTTTTAGCAACAATTCGTTGGGCAGAAACAGGAACAAGTGAGCCAGAAAGTTATCGCAAGTTAGTATTTAACGGAACTTTTAATGATTTTTCTACACACCCGTTAAAGAAACAGTGCGCTCCTATTAATGGTAAAAATGTTTGTTCAACTGCGGCTGGTGCTTATCAAATGTTAGATATAAGTTGGTATGACCTTCAGCCAAAGTTAAACTTAAAAGATTTTAGTCCAGCTTCTCAGGATAAGATGGCAATTGAATATATTCGTCGTAATAATGCTTTAAGTGATATTGAAGCAGGAAGGTTTGATACTGCTGTATGCAAAGTAGGTAGAATTTGGGCTTCGTTTCCTTGTAATAATTACAATCAAAATGCGAAATCAATTGCTCAACTAAGAACTTATTATCAGCAACATTTACAAAAGTTTGAAATTTCTAGAAAGTGA
- a CDS encoding phage terminase large subunit family protein, translating to MFTPTPVRKKQPSRRRQKVNVTLWTVCSTVSALSVIGAVALMVGWKQQIPGNQISEVQQVKAQVAQIREVYLEKLSRTDYNIDHLSSYSSVEGAPTLTGWRQLAAALWGQQLRGEISRMQANEKSGFYRLHYMPALEIVKFNSLDVLLEAASGNNSFYWGYRKTDGTKVEEKIPTGAAAVLILGKLEAIDYAQNLESQPSVDLNQMLIQIRNAQEPYSLAQAQLLRARGYLDPVEQMAQVADIREKIHQKEEERRIYLQQMKKQLPQPIPNRKPVNKSGE from the coding sequence ATGTTTACTCCTACACCTGTCCGAAAAAAACAACCAAGTCGAAGAAGACAAAAGGTAAATGTCACCCTGTGGACGGTTTGTTCGACTGTTAGTGCGCTGTCTGTTATTGGGGCGGTTGCATTAATGGTTGGATGGAAGCAACAAATTCCAGGTAATCAGATATCGGAGGTACAGCAAGTAAAGGCGCAAGTTGCCCAAATTCGAGAAGTGTACTTAGAAAAGCTTTCCCGTACTGACTACAATATAGACCATCTGTCCAGTTACTCCTCGGTAGAAGGTGCGCCTACTCTTACAGGCTGGCGACAGTTAGCGGCGGCATTGTGGGGACAGCAATTGCGGGGTGAAATATCCAGAATGCAGGCTAATGAGAAATCTGGGTTTTACCGCCTTCATTATATGCCGGCACTGGAGATAGTTAAATTCAACTCGCTGGATGTTTTGTTAGAAGCGGCTTCTGGAAATAATAGTTTTTATTGGGGATACCGCAAAACCGATGGTACGAAAGTTGAGGAGAAGATACCAACCGGGGCTGCTGCTGTTTTGATCTTGGGTAAATTAGAGGCGATTGATTACGCCCAGAATTTGGAATCTCAACCATCAGTCGATCTGAACCAAATGCTAATTCAGATTAGGAATGCTCAAGAACCATACTCGCTTGCACAGGCGCAGCTGTTACGGGCGCGGGGGTATTTAGATCCAGTAGAGCAGATGGCACAGGTGGCAGACATCCGCGAGAAAATACACCAGAAAGAGGAGGAAAGGCGAATATATCTCCAACAAATGAAGAAGCAATTACCTCAGCCAATTCCTAATAGAAAGCCTGTTAATAAATCAGGGGAGTGA
- a CDS encoding M23 family metallopeptidase, whose product MRIIFETDSKKEVSNSTVTSSDETADTNSSESWRYAITTSVVIAAMVIPQVSGWIESQLLVKSLQNLILPKTVVSNKVLNNGRIAFPTAAGTPITSEFGWRTHPITGDRKFHRGIDFGAAKGTPIYAVDAGRVVFAGDKDGYGKAVVIQHQRSLSTLYGHASQLYVQQGQQVVRGQMIAAVGSTGFSTGPHLHFEVHVNGVAQNPRLYLHEYLANR is encoded by the coding sequence ATGCGAATAATCTTTGAAACTGACAGTAAAAAGGAGGTTAGTAATTCGACTGTAACTAGTTCGGATGAGACAGCCGATACTAATTCGAGTGAAAGTTGGAGATATGCGATCACAACCTCAGTTGTCATTGCAGCTATGGTCATTCCCCAGGTTTCTGGATGGATTGAATCTCAATTGCTGGTTAAATCTCTCCAGAATCTAATACTTCCTAAAACTGTTGTTAGTAATAAGGTTTTAAATAACGGTCGAATTGCCTTTCCTACTGCGGCTGGTACTCCTATAACTAGTGAATTTGGTTGGCGGACACACCCCATTACAGGCGATCGCAAGTTTCACAGGGGAATTGATTTTGGTGCAGCCAAGGGTACTCCAATTTATGCGGTTGATGCTGGCCGAGTAGTTTTTGCGGGTGACAAGGATGGTTACGGCAAAGCAGTTGTTATTCAGCATCAGAGAAGTTTATCTACTCTCTACGGTCATGCCAGTCAGCTGTATGTGCAGCAGGGACAACAAGTTGTCCGTGGGCAGATGATTGCAGCAGTAGGTAGTACGGGCTTTTCGACGGGGCCACATTTACATTTTGAGGTTCACGTTAATGGTGTAGCGCAGAACCCCCGCCTTTATTTACACGAATATTTAGCAAACCGTTGA
- a CDS encoding DNA translocase FtsK, producing the protein MLLPYNDIKGNTEFQKQQLWTAIVQAKQDGLSNEEIIENVREALPDAMVFFAETVLKQIDFRTKLSRPVVEFNLEFLFQVIYESVIAGTNDDEILSICAEHCTLNQYEFVCYALEYIHLNRMPSQWEKNNVYQKMIEIVSNSPIEALFEHIESIKNIYLKQIGYEVVQHNLYNLFLNNKPISYFTDLANKSRDNFIKNYCYRTAVLVARAKGKAIDLKLVRDGTIVLNETKCLNSEIANNGIVSSNILTMGQAGKLLVDTLEDFNINAKYVDAKNGPTFNRIRVKLGRGVSYKKVEDIGNDLVQQLGEELGLKVAPMVSVVPGGVVFDIPRLDRQFAYFRDYFSFDGEPDIYSVSIPGGVDVDGTYVEIPLYSDNVTHILGGGRTRGGKSQFEKAAILYLVRRYPPSVVRLALSDVKRVTFGKFDGLPHLVAPVARDAESTANLLDYLVEEMELRYQEFECHSSIETIAQYNSRFAPDYVMPRVICLIDECFDLLSDDNYCDRIETALMKLLAKAGGAGIHVLLYTQRPDKNVIDPLIRSNFPAKTAFVTTRPEDSCIILGDDKDKRAVYLLGYGDFLYKTTEVLRLQALYVADDEDPEYFQQLLLEAKNQNDPYTAWKSGLDFDEFVASLYGESSSNDNGKFKATTATKTKQSKTDFEGSFSFKVQLDEEARNSIMNLHQKGYQLDEIVKAVFNLSRQDGRSYKKFRNVVEEFLNNLKGGGEDDI; encoded by the coding sequence ATGTTACTACCATACAATGACATTAAGGGTAATACTGAATTTCAAAAACAACAGCTTTGGACTGCAATTGTACAGGCCAAACAAGATGGTTTGAGCAATGAAGAGATTATAGAGAATGTACGGGAAGCTTTACCTGATGCAATGGTTTTTTTTGCTGAAACTGTTTTAAAGCAGATTGACTTTAGAACAAAATTATCACGTCCAGTTGTTGAATTTAATTTAGAATTTTTATTTCAGGTAATATACGAATCAGTAATTGCAGGTACAAACGATGATGAAATATTATCAATATGTGCAGAACACTGTACTTTAAACCAGTACGAGTTTGTATGTTATGCACTTGAATATATCCATCTCAATCGAATGCCATCACAGTGGGAGAAAAATAACGTATATCAAAAAATGATTGAGATAGTTAGTAACTCGCCAATTGAAGCTTTATTTGAACATATTGAGTCTATAAAAAACATTTATCTCAAGCAGATTGGCTATGAAGTAGTGCAGCACAATCTTTATAATTTATTTTTAAATAATAAACCAATTAGTTACTTTACTGATTTAGCAAATAAATCGAGAGATAACTTTATTAAAAACTATTGCTACCGAACGGCAGTGCTTGTTGCCCGTGCTAAAGGTAAAGCAATAGATTTAAAGCTGGTAAGAGATGGAACAATTGTTTTAAATGAAACTAAATGTTTAAATAGTGAAATTGCTAATAATGGGATTGTTAGCTCAAATATTTTAACTATGGGACAAGCAGGAAAACTATTAGTTGATACGTTAGAAGATTTTAATATTAATGCTAAGTATGTCGATGCCAAAAATGGCCCTACTTTTAACCGTATTAGGGTAAAACTGGGACGGGGTGTTAGTTATAAAAAAGTAGAAGATATCGGTAATGACTTAGTACAGCAGCTTGGTGAAGAATTAGGCTTAAAAGTTGCGCCAATGGTGAGTGTAGTGCCTGGGGGAGTTGTATTTGACATACCCAGGTTAGACAGACAATTTGCTTATTTTCGTGATTACTTTAGTTTTGACGGCGAACCTGACATTTATTCGGTGTCTATCCCCGGTGGTGTTGATGTTGATGGCACTTATGTCGAGATTCCCCTTTATAGCGATAACGTGACCCATATCCTGGGTGGTGGGCGGACGCGGGGTGGAAAATCGCAATTTGAGAAAGCCGCAATCTTGTATTTGGTGCGACGATATCCCCCTTCTGTTGTTCGATTGGCACTTTCAGATGTTAAACGAGTGACCTTTGGTAAATTTGATGGACTTCCCCATCTTGTTGCCCCAGTTGCGCGTGATGCAGAGTCTACCGCTAACTTACTCGATTACTTGGTCGAAGAAATGGAATTGCGTTACCAGGAATTTGAGTGCCACAGCAGTATTGAAACGATCGCACAGTACAATTCACGCTTCGCACCTGATTATGTCATGCCGCGAGTGATTTGTCTAATTGACGAGTGTTTTGACCTACTTTCCGATGATAACTACTGCGATCGCATTGAGACTGCGCTGATGAAGTTGCTTGCAAAAGCGGGTGGTGCGGGGATTCATGTATTGTTATACACTCAACGACCTGACAAAAACGTGATAGACCCATTGATTCGCTCAAACTTTCCAGCGAAGACAGCCTTTGTGACAACCCGCCCTGAAGATAGTTGTATTATCCTGGGGGACGATAAAGACAAGCGTGCAGTTTATTTGCTGGGATACGGTGATTTTTTGTACAAGACGACTGAAGTTTTACGACTCCAAGCTTTATATGTTGCTGACGATGAAGACCCTGAATACTTCCAGCAATTACTCTTGGAAGCAAAAAACCAGAACGATCCTTATACAGCATGGAAATCTGGGTTAGACTTTGATGAATTTGTCGCTAGTCTGTATGGCGAGAGTAGTAGTAATGATAATGGTAAATTTAAAGCCACTACTGCTACTAAAACTAAGCAATCTAAGACTGATTTTGAGGGCAGTTTTAGTTTTAAGGTGCAGCTTGACGAAGAAGCAAGAAACTCAATTATGAATTTGCATCAAAAGGGCTATCAACTTGATGAAATCGTCAAAGCAGTATTCAATTTATCCCGTCAAGATGGTAGGTCATACAAGAAATTTAGAAACGTTGTTGAAGAATTTTTAAATAACTTGAAAGGTGGCGGTGAAGATGATATTTGA
- a CDS encoding GIY-YIG nuclease family protein, translated as MNWKDWSNVTFSERHHLPERSGIYVIVDINDYVWYVGQATNLKNRWASRTHHRYPQLIRSNRKLRHRIYWQEVPLNCLDEREKYCINLFKPELNGCKVKKYLPKQPQIEREIKRLLKVLNKPTMLFPVIRSVVAGEYKDEEGITCILVLININDEQIISNSTRKRYANEVKKAWNYYKTYCGKDEQQYSQVWVTTYNLNVCKFEFVITDWEFFQYLEDNADARTQYLEEVEIFSEKVKTLKNLDIFEKLLLQEEYSYINYDGKKSLTTAAYIRYRRPLLNCITTTIS; from the coding sequence ATGAATTGGAAGGATTGGTCTAACGTTACTTTTAGTGAACGCCATCACTTGCCTGAACGTTCGGGAATTTACGTCATTGTCGATATTAATGACTATGTGTGGTATGTCGGACAAGCCACCAACCTAAAAAATCGGTGGGCTAGTAGAACTCACCACAGATACCCACAATTAATTCGCTCCAACCGTAAACTAAGGCATCGTATCTATTGGCAAGAGGTTCCACTCAACTGCTTGGACGAACGAGAAAAGTATTGTATTAACTTATTTAAACCCGAACTCAACGGGTGTAAAGTGAAGAAATATTTGCCGAAACAACCACAAATCGAGCGAGAAATTAAGCGGTTATTGAAAGTATTAAATAAACCAACAATGCTTTTTCCCGTGATTCGTTCAGTAGTAGCTGGCGAATATAAAGACGAGGAGGGAATAACGTGTATTTTAGTTCTTATTAATATTAATGATGAGCAAATAATAAGTAATTCAACACGAAAACGGTATGCAAATGAGGTCAAAAAAGCTTGGAATTATTACAAAACTTATTGTGGTAAAGACGAGCAGCAATATAGCCAAGTATGGGTGACAACATACAATTTAAACGTTTGTAAGTTTGAATTTGTTATTACTGATTGGGAATTTTTTCAATACCTTGAAGATAATGCCGATGCTCGCACACAGTATCTTGAAGAAGTAGAAATTTTTAGTGAAAAAGTCAAAACATTAAAAAATTTAGATATTTTTGAAAAACTATTATTACAAGAAGAATATAGTTACATCAATTATGATGGAAAGAAAAGCCTAACAACTGCTGCTTATATTAGATACCGTAGACCACTGCTAAATTGCATTACAACAACTATCTCGTAA